A genomic window from Longimicrobium sp. includes:
- a CDS encoding winged helix-turn-helix domain-containing protein, with protein sequence GKPVELTPREFAVLEYLLRNAGRPLSRAAMMEHVWGIRFDPGTNIVDVCINSLRTKLEDRDRGLIQTVRGVGYAIKPPAGEPE encoded by the coding sequence CGGCAAACCGGTGGAGCTCACGCCGCGCGAGTTCGCGGTCCTGGAATACCTGCTTCGCAACGCGGGCCGCCCCCTGAGCCGCGCGGCGATGATGGAGCACGTGTGGGGAATCCGATTCGATCCCGGCACCAACATCGTGGACGTGTGCATCAATTCGCTGAGAACCAAGCTGGAAGACCGCGACCGGGGATTGATCCAGACGGTGCGCGGGGTGGGCTACGCCATCAAGCCGCCGGCCGGGGAGCCGGAGTGA